The following coding sequences lie in one Silene latifolia isolate original U9 population chromosome 5, ASM4854445v1, whole genome shotgun sequence genomic window:
- the LOC141655423 gene encoding uncharacterized protein LOC141655423, whose translation MEGMTEEAMRDVKEWVECRWKEMSEVERARMMVGCWAIWEHRNKVIFDEVVVEPEAVVRRAIDVIEEGIGSEEGMKVGGPRRSARSVGEGENGEGWRPAREGVVKINVDARVKEEEGVATGIVCRNHRGEVVWGVTMAREQLWDVHIAEAIAILDGMEKALRRGEACVEMESDCLEVVEALKQGKQGRSIFSQVIEDILVLSSNFQFISWLHTSRVNNSVAHALAHVVPRVVGCTRWEVDLPPSANAAALFDRSLI comes from the coding sequence ATGGAGGGAATGACTGAGGAAGCGATGCGTGATGTGAAAGAATGGGTCGAATGCAGATGGAAGGAGATGAGCGAGGTGGAACGGGCTAGAATGATGGTCGGGTGTTGGGCTATTTGGGAACATCGGAATAAGGTAATTTTTGATGAGGTAGTGGTGGAACCTGAGGCGGTGGTTAGGCGAGCTATAGACGTCATTGAGGAGGGGATTGGAAGCGAGGagggaatgaaggtgggagggccGAGGAGGAGTGCAAGGAGTGTGGGGGAGGGAGAAAACGGGGAGGGATGGAGACCAGCTAGGGAGGGGGTTGTAAAGATAAACGTGGATGCTCGGGTGAAGGAAGAGGAGGGTGTTGCGACAGGCATCGTGTGTCGAAACCACAGGGGCGAGGTTGTATGGGGTGTAACGATGGCTCGGGAACAGTTATGGGATGTTCATATTGCCGAGGCTATCGCTATTTTGGATGGGATGGAGAAAGCTCTTCGTCGTGGTGAGGCCTGTGTCGAGATGGAAAGCGATTGCTTGGAAGTTGTAGAAGCACTCAAGCAGGGGAAGCAAGGAAGGAGCATCTTCTCACAAGTGATtgaagacattttagttttaagtTCTAATTTTCAATTTATTTCCTGGTTGCATACGAGTCGTGTTAATAACAGTGTCGCACATGCGTTAGCACATGTGGTTCCTAGAGTCGTTGGTTGTACTAGGTGGGAGGTTGATTTGCCACCTTCTGCGAATGCTGCTGCTTTGTTTGATCGATCATTAATATAG